In Cervus elaphus chromosome 24, mCerEla1.1, whole genome shotgun sequence, a single genomic region encodes these proteins:
- the LOC122682661 gene encoding zinc finger protein 131-like isoform X2, which translates to MEAEETMECLQEFPEHHKMILDRLNEQREQDRFTDITLIVDGHHFKAHKAVLAACSKFFYKFFQEFTQEPLVEIEGVSKMAFRHLIEFTYTAKLMIQGEEEANDVWKAAEFLQMLEAIKALEVSILTRRNKENSAPLEENTTGKNEAKKRKIAETSNVITESLPSAESEPVEIEVEIAEGTIEVEDEGIETLEEVASAKQSIKYIQSTGSSDDSALALLADITSKYRQGDRKGQIKDEDGCASDPTSKQEHMKSHSTESFKCEICNKRYLRESAWKQHLSCYHLEEGGVSKKQRTGEKIHICQYCEKQFVHFGHFKEHLRKHTGEKPFECPNCHERFARNSTLKCHLTACQTGVGAKKGRKKLYECQVCNSVFNSWDQFKDHLVIHTGDKPNHCTLCDLWFMQGNELRRHLSDTHNISERLVTEEVLSVETRVQNEPVTSMTIIEQVGKVHVLPLLQVQVDSAQVTVEQVHPDLLQDSQVHESHMSELPEQVQVSYLEVGRIQTEEGTEVHVEELHVEWVNQMPVEVQTELLEADLDQVTPEIMNQEERDPTQADAAEAATEEHEDAEALETKSTVDSQAEKAGNENRTPMPVLE; encoded by the exons ATGGAGGCCGAAGAGACGATGGAATGCCTTCAGGAGTTCCCTGAACATCATAAAATGATCCTGGACCGATTGAATGAACAGCGAGAGCAGGACCGGTTTACTGACATCACCCTGATTGTCGACGGACACCATTTTAAGGCCCACAAGGCTGTTTTGGCTGCTTGCAGCAAGTTCTTCTATAAATTCTTTCAGGAGTTTACTCAGGAACCTTTGGTGGAGATAGAAGGTGTTAGTAAAATGGCCTTTCGTCATTTGATTGAGTTCACATATACAGCAAAGTTAATGATACAAGGAGAAGAAGAAGCCAATGATGTATGGAAAGCAGCAGAGTTTCTACAGATGCTAGAAGCTATCAAAGCCCTTGAAGTCAGCATCCT GACtcgcagaaacaaagaaaactcaGCTCCACTAGAGGAAAATACCACGgggaaaaatgaagcaaaaaaaagaaagattgcaGAAACTTCAAATGTTATCACTGAGTCATTGCCATCTGCAGAATCTGAACCTGTTGAAATTGAGGTGGAGATTGCCGAAGGCACAATCGAAGTGGAAGATGAAGGCATCGAAACGTTGGAGGAAGTGGCTTCTGCCAAGCAGTCCATAAAGTACATTCAGAGCACAGGTTCCTCTGATGATTCCGCTCTGGCATTGTTGGCAGATATTACCAGCAAGTACCGCCAAGGCGATAGAAAAGGGCAGATTAAAGATGAAGACGGCTGTGCATCTGACCCCACAAGCAAACAGGAACACATGAAATCACACTCCACTGAGAGTTTCAAGTGTGAAATATGCAATAAAAGGTATCTTCGGGAGAGCGCGTGGAAACAGCACCTCAGTTGTTACCACCTTGAAGAAGGTGGAGTCAGTAAGAAGCAGAGAACTggggaaaaaatacacatatgtcAGTACTGTGAGAAGCAGTTTGTCCACTTTGGACATTTTAAAGAGCATCTTCGAAAACATACAGGTGAAAAACCTTTTGAATGTCCAAATTGTCATGAACGATTTGCTAGGAATAGTACCCTCAAATGTCACTTGACTGCATGCCAAACTGGAGTGGGAGCAAAAAAGGGGAGGAAGAAGCTCTATGAATGTCAGGTCTGTAATAGTGTGTTTAACAGCTGGGACCAGTTCAAAGATCACCTGGTGATACACACTGGAGATAAACCCAACCATTGTACTCTGTGTGACTTGTGGTTTATGCAAGGAAATGAATTAAGGAGGCATCTCAGTGATACTCATAATATTTCAGAGCGCCTGGTAACTGAAGAAGTTCTTTCAGTAGAAACACGTGTGCAAAATGAACCTGTGACATCAATGACTATTATAGAACAAGTTGGGAAGGTGCATGTGTTACCACTGCTCCAGGTTCAGGTGGATTCAGCACAAGTGACTGTGGAACAGGTCCATCCAGATCTGCTCCAGGACAGCCAAGTGCACGAGTCACACATGAGTGAGCTTCCAGAGCAGGTCCAGGTAAGTTATCTAGAAGTGGGGCGAATTCAGACTGAAGAAGGTACTGAAGTCCATGTAGAGGAGCTGCATGTTGAATGGGTAAATCAGATGCCAGTGGAAGTACAAACTGAGCTTCTAGAAGCAGACTTGGATCAAGTGACCCCTGAAATCATGAACCAAGAGGAGAGAGACCCTACCCAAGCAGATGCTGCTGAGGCTGCTACAGAAGAACACGAAGATGCTGAGGCTTTAGAGACCAAATCAACAGTGGATTCCCAAGCCGAAAAGGCAGGAAATGAGAACAGAACACCTATGCCAGTTTTAGAATGA
- the LOC122682661 gene encoding zinc finger protein 131-like isoform X1, with amino-acid sequence MKSHSTESFKCEICNKRYLRESAWKQHLSCYHLEEGGVSKKQRTGEKIHICQYCEKQFVHFGHFKEHLRKHTGEKPFECPNCHERFARNSTLKCHLTACQTGVGAKKGRKKLYECQVCNSVFNSWDQFKDHLVIHTGDKPNHCTLCDLWFMQGNELRRHLSDTHNISERLVTEEVLSVETRVQNEPVTSMTIIEQVGKVHVLPLLQVQVDSAQVTVEQVHPDLLQDSQVHESHMSELPEQVQVSYLEVGRIQTEEGTEVHVEELHVEWVNQMPVEVQTELLEADLDQVTPEIMNQEERDPTQADAAEAATEEHEDAEALETKSTVDSQAEKAGNENRTPMPVLE; translated from the coding sequence ATGAAATCACACTCCACTGAGAGTTTCAAGTGTGAAATATGCAATAAAAGGTATCTTCGGGAGAGCGCGTGGAAACAGCACCTCAGTTGTTACCACCTTGAAGAAGGTGGAGTCAGTAAGAAGCAGAGAACTggggaaaaaatacacatatgtcAGTACTGTGAGAAGCAGTTTGTCCACTTTGGACATTTTAAAGAGCATCTTCGAAAACATACAGGTGAAAAACCTTTTGAATGTCCAAATTGTCATGAACGATTTGCTAGGAATAGTACCCTCAAATGTCACTTGACTGCATGCCAAACTGGAGTGGGAGCAAAAAAGGGGAGGAAGAAGCTCTATGAATGTCAGGTCTGTAATAGTGTGTTTAACAGCTGGGACCAGTTCAAAGATCACCTGGTGATACACACTGGAGATAAACCCAACCATTGTACTCTGTGTGACTTGTGGTTTATGCAAGGAAATGAATTAAGGAGGCATCTCAGTGATACTCATAATATTTCAGAGCGCCTGGTAACTGAAGAAGTTCTTTCAGTAGAAACACGTGTGCAAAATGAACCTGTGACATCAATGACTATTATAGAACAAGTTGGGAAGGTGCATGTGTTACCACTGCTCCAGGTTCAGGTGGATTCAGCACAAGTGACTGTGGAACAGGTCCATCCAGATCTGCTCCAGGACAGCCAAGTGCACGAGTCACACATGAGTGAGCTTCCAGAGCAGGTCCAGGTAAGTTATCTAGAAGTGGGGCGAATTCAGACTGAAGAAGGTACTGAAGTCCATGTAGAGGAGCTGCATGTTGAATGGGTAAATCAGATGCCAGTGGAAGTACAAACTGAGCTTCTAGAAGCAGACTTGGATCAAGTGACCCCTGAAATCATGAACCAAGAGGAGAGAGACCCTACCCAAGCAGATGCTGCTGAGGCTGCTACAGAAGAACACGAAGATGCTGAGGCTTTAGAGACCAAATCAACAGTGGATTCCCAAGCCGAAAAGGCAGGAAATGAGAACAGAACACCTATGCCAGTTTTAGAATGA